One Clostridium estertheticum DNA segment encodes these proteins:
- a CDS encoding glycerophosphodiester phosphodiesterase, with translation MTINYAHRGASEYYPENTMLSFEKALEMGATGIETDVQVTKDGVLVLIHDEMVNRTTNGEGFVKDYTYKELNKLDAGSWMGEEFAGAKIPTVEQLIYLTLDKNIIINFEIKNGIVIYEDIEQKLIDLIYKHKINRKVILSSFNHYSIAKCNKISKGINTGVLYMEGIYKPYNYASTVGANAIHPYFLAINEEVIKETKKHKTQINVFTVDDEEKMKFFLDMKVEGIITNCPDKLHKIMADNY, from the coding sequence ATGACAATTAATTACGCACACAGAGGTGCAAGTGAATATTACCCGGAAAATACAATGCTTTCCTTTGAAAAAGCACTAGAAATGGGAGCTACAGGCATAGAAACAGACGTACAGGTAACAAAGGATGGTGTATTAGTACTTATTCATGACGAAATGGTAAATAGGACAACTAATGGAGAGGGATTTGTAAAGGACTATACCTATAAGGAACTAAACAAATTAGATGCTGGATCTTGGATGGGCGAAGAATTTGCAGGGGCTAAAATTCCTACAGTTGAGCAGTTAATTTACCTAACTTTGGATAAAAATATTATTATTAATTTTGAAATTAAAAATGGAATAGTAATATATGAAGATATTGAACAAAAACTTATTGATTTAATTTATAAGCATAAAATAAATCGTAAAGTTATTTTGTCTAGTTTTAATCACTACTCTATAGCTAAGTGTAATAAAATATCCAAGGGAATTAATACAGGAGTATTGTATATGGAAGGGATTTATAAGCCATATAATTATGCAAGCACTGTTGGGGCAAATGCTATTCATCCGTATTTTCTTGCCATAAATGAGGAAGTAATAAAAGAAACCAAAAAGCACAAAACTCAAATAAATGTGTTCACAGTGGATGATGAAGAGAAAATGAAGTTTTTCTTAGATATGAAGGTTGAGGGTATTATAACTAATTGTCCTGATAAGCTCCATAAAATAATGGCAGACAACTATTAG
- a CDS encoding SLC45 family MFS transporter: protein MKKLDYKKVFLLGIGFFAISVTWSIYNAFVPKILSNFISSTTIIGFIMTIDNYFALFLQPAVGILSDKVDTKHGKRMPFIMVGMPLSVVFIILVANYKNLPMLITFIVLMNLSMSIFRAPVVALMPDITAKENRSKANSIINLMGGIGSVIAYIVGSKLWDINEKYPFYLAAILMCFSFILLFNSIKERRDVAHYEKDEAANKGFVQSIKEAVKNKSVLFLLLAICSWFIGFAGIETLFTLYGEKYLGIKTSAAAFSFTFISIAFLISAIPAGILGTKYGKKKTITAGIVGIVVSFLIIAFMRNILYIRGMFLICGFFWALININSYPFVTDMAPKGKIGTFTGLYYLTASVAAIVSPPLLGFMIDLLGYKYMFFYGAIFFLIAIIFINKVKIESVD, encoded by the coding sequence ATGAAAAAACTGGATTATAAGAAAGTTTTTTTGCTAGGAATAGGCTTTTTTGCAATTAGTGTTACTTGGTCCATATATAACGCTTTTGTTCCTAAAATATTAAGTAATTTTATAAGTAGTACCACAATAATAGGATTTATTATGACTATAGATAATTATTTTGCCTTGTTTTTGCAGCCGGCAGTTGGGATATTAAGTGATAAGGTTGATACAAAGCATGGAAAGAGAATGCCTTTCATAATGGTAGGTATGCCACTATCCGTAGTATTTATAATACTTGTGGCAAATTATAAAAATTTGCCTATGCTAATAACATTCATAGTACTTATGAACCTTTCTATGAGTATTTTCAGAGCGCCAGTTGTAGCCCTAATGCCTGATATAACTGCAAAGGAAAATAGAAGCAAGGCAAATAGCATAATAAATTTAATGGGTGGAATAGGGTCAGTTATAGCATATATTGTAGGGTCTAAGCTGTGGGATATAAACGAAAAATACCCCTTCTACCTTGCTGCTATATTAATGTGTTTTTCTTTTATTCTACTTTTTAATTCTATAAAAGAGAGACGGGATGTAGCACATTATGAAAAAGATGAAGCAGCAAATAAAGGATTTGTACAAAGTATAAAGGAAGCTGTTAAAAATAAGAGTGTACTATTTTTACTATTGGCTATATGTAGTTGGTTTATAGGTTTTGCAGGGATAGAGACATTATTTACACTGTATGGTGAGAAATATTTAGGTATAAAGACAAGTGCAGCTGCATTTTCATTTACTTTCATTTCAATTGCATTCTTGATATCTGCAATTCCAGCAGGAATCTTGGGAACTAAGTATGGAAAGAAAAAAACAATTACGGCTGGTATAGTTGGTATTGTTGTGAGCTTTTTAATTATAGCTTTTATGAGAAATATTCTATATATAAGAGGGATGTTTTTAATATGTGGATTTTTCTGGGCTCTAATTAATATAAATTCCTATCCATTTGTTACTGATATGGCGCCCAAAGGTAAAATAGGCACATTTACTGGACTTTATTATCTTACCGCCTCTGTAGCAGCTATAGTATCACCGCCACTTTTAGGTTTTATGATCGATTTATTAGGTTATAAATATATGTTCTTTTATGGAGCTATATTTTTCCTTATAGCTATAATATTTATTAATAAGGTCAAAATTGAAAGTGTGGACTAG
- a CDS encoding YdcF family protein — protein sequence MKNKGNIYLALGLLCEIYFIGTIIFGGRVTFAEFYLGLGVLLITIGLIKRKSKKEYILIRPGKTRTAIKICFIIGLASFVVIEGCIIQSAISKHRDRSDYLVILGAGLRGEVPSTALYQRLYASLEYIEINPKVKIVVSGGKGSGESITEAEAMKRFLIKHGVAEEQIIKEEKSTSTLENMKFTAAVLSGLDKSGNIEVTIVTNNFHMFRAKFLAQRQGLKVYGYPAPLHPMLVPTCFVREYLAVINSFIFDK from the coding sequence ATGAAAAATAAGGGCAATATTTATTTAGCTTTAGGTCTATTATGTGAAATTTACTTTATAGGAACAATAATATTTGGCGGGAGAGTAACTTTTGCTGAGTTTTATCTTGGGCTGGGAGTATTATTAATAACAATAGGATTAATTAAACGGAAAAGTAAAAAAGAATATATTTTAATAAGACCAGGAAAGACTCGAACGGCAATAAAAATTTGTTTTATTATTGGACTAGCTTCTTTTGTAGTTATTGAGGGATGTATAATTCAATCAGCTATATCAAAGCATAGAGACAGAAGTGATTACCTAGTGATTTTAGGGGCTGGACTTAGAGGAGAAGTTCCGTCAACTGCACTTTATCAAAGACTTTATGCAAGTCTGGAATATATTGAAATCAATCCTAAGGTTAAGATAGTAGTTTCAGGGGGGAAGGGTTCTGGCGAAAGTATTACTGAAGCAGAGGCTATGAAAAGATTTTTAATAAAACATGGAGTAGCGGAGGAACAAATAATAAAGGAAGAAAAGTCCACCAGTACTTTAGAGAATATGAAATTCACAGCGGCGGTCTTAAGTGGATTAGATAAAAGTGGGAATATAGAAGTAACTATTGTAACAAATAATTTTCATATGTTTAGAGCTAAATTTTTAGCACAAAGACAGGGCTTAAAGGTATATGGGTATCCTGCGCCACTTCATCCAATGCTAGTACCTACTTGCTTTGTTCGGGAGTATTTAGCAGTGATAAATTCATTTATATTTGATAAATAA
- the hgcA gene encoding mercury methylation corrinoid protein HgcA, giving the protein MNLDGIENKACUDPDTKNSRVGLKKAISTEVKYINIEYLVEEELQLSLGKIKKISTSLTKKDILGGLGIRLNINRNNYAIEPGLYAIGSPDENSPVLVSANYKFTFDKLRKELVSLNLWLLIIDTKGINVWCAAGKGTFSEQIILKAMRATKLDKVVKNKTLILPQLAAPGVSAHTITKYTGFKVIYGPVAAVDIPEFLLKGYETTPNMRKVKFNIVDRAVLTPVETIQSIKYFPIVILLFLITNTISSNNLSFLEIFKLSMINSTPYLIAILLGTVMIPIFLPIIPFKSFALKGAIVGLILSILTIYFSSTFLFIDSLMVMVSNTLLLTSITTYLGLNFTGSSTYTSFSGVLKETIWAMPIVIVSSVIGVILMIVSSII; this is encoded by the coding sequence ATGAATTTAGATGGAATAGAAAACAAGGCTTGTTGAGATCCGGATACCAAAAATTCCAGGGTGGGATTGAAAAAAGCCATTAGTACAGAAGTAAAATATATAAATATAGAATATTTAGTAGAAGAGGAATTGCAATTATCATTAGGAAAGATAAAAAAGATAAGTACCAGCCTAACTAAAAAAGATATACTAGGTGGTTTGGGAATAAGATTAAACATTAACAGAAATAATTATGCTATAGAGCCAGGACTATATGCGATAGGGAGTCCTGATGAAAATTCACCAGTGCTTGTAAGTGCTAATTATAAATTCACCTTTGATAAGTTAAGGAAGGAACTCGTGAGTTTAAATTTATGGCTTCTTATTATTGATACAAAGGGCATAAATGTTTGGTGTGCTGCAGGGAAAGGAACTTTTTCAGAACAGATAATTTTAAAAGCAATGAGAGCAACTAAGCTGGATAAAGTAGTAAAGAATAAGACGCTAATATTACCACAGCTTGCAGCACCTGGAGTTTCAGCTCATACAATAACTAAATATACGGGTTTTAAGGTTATTTATGGACCGGTAGCGGCAGTTGACATCCCAGAATTTTTGCTAAAGGGATATGAGACTACACCTAATATGAGAAAAGTTAAATTTAATATAGTAGATAGGGCTGTTTTAACGCCAGTGGAAACTATTCAAAGTATAAAATATTTTCCCATAGTAATATTATTATTTTTAATTACAAACACTATATCCAGCAATAATCTAAGCTTTTTAGAGATATTTAAATTAAGTATGATAAATAGTACTCCATATCTAATAGCTATTTTACTGGGCACAGTGATGATACCTATATTTTTGCCTATAATTCCATTTAAATCCTTTGCGCTAAAAGGAGCTATTGTTGGACTGATTTTGTCTATATTAACAATATATTTTAGTAGTACATTTTTATTTATTGACTCGTTAATGGTGATGGTATCTAACACATTATTATTAACTTCTATAACTACCTATTTAGGCTTGAACTTCACGGGGTCAAGCACATACACATCCTTTTCAGGGGTATTAAAGGAAACAATTTGGGCAATGCCTATAGTGATTGTGTCTTCAGTTATAGGAGTAATACTTATGATTGTTTCAAGCATAATATAA
- a CDS encoding 4Fe-4S binding protein, translated as MKMKYLKNVASIVFYEEKCIACGMCIKVCPHEVFIFEINKIKLDKRDLCMECGACSKNCPVYAIEVKQGVG; from the coding sequence ATAAAAATGAAATATCTAAAGAATGTAGCTTCTATAGTGTTTTATGAGGAGAAATGCATTGCTTGCGGAATGTGCATAAAAGTTTGCCCTCATGAAGTATTTATATTTGAAATTAATAAAATAAAATTAGATAAAAGGGACCTTTGCATGGAGTGTGGAGCTTGTAGTAAAAATTGTCCGGTGTATGCCATTGAAGTAAAACAAGGCGTTGGATGA
- a CDS encoding CsxC family protein yields the protein MNINYKYKDSSEVSNCNDSQTAVCSLERNACATVTTQAESITEQMDVTPAVIAAGHVVVKVPVVIAETNITIPVEATITLDQTVMEIKRIKKNVFLTQSRLIPFSQDGRNCTGILFIAGFIRKNIEYATQTCPSGTNVNICGDIRHCTVQVPFNFTTRVTFLRPPIFTENTTVSELEFFTDKLEGCDVCADPVLGRNPCDQNFSFTEFFNEKPFVELVRADITEIDIHTNPTSDCHTPTEQRFTELTEKIVVNLTLKVLQNQQIRITAV from the coding sequence ATGAATATTAATTATAAATATAAAGATAGTAGTGAAGTAAGCAATTGTAATGATTCTCAAACTGCAGTTTGTTCTTTAGAAAGAAATGCTTGTGCAACCGTTACTACTCAAGCTGAATCAATAACTGAACAAATGGATGTAACACCTGCTGTTATTGCTGCAGGACATGTAGTAGTTAAAGTCCCTGTTGTAATAGCAGAGACAAATATAACAATCCCTGTAGAAGCTACTATCACATTAGACCAAACAGTAATGGAAATTAAACGTATTAAAAAGAATGTATTTTTAACTCAATCTCGTCTTATTCCTTTTTCTCAAGACGGTCGTAATTGTACTGGGATATTATTTATAGCAGGGTTTATTAGAAAGAATATTGAGTATGCAACACAAACTTGTCCATCAGGTACAAATGTAAATATATGTGGAGATATAAGGCACTGTACAGTTCAAGTTCCTTTTAATTTCACTACTAGAGTTACTTTCCTTAGACCACCTATTTTTACTGAAAACACTACTGTAAGTGAACTAGAATTCTTTACAGATAAACTTGAAGGCTGCGATGTTTGTGCAGATCCAGTGCTTGGACGTAATCCTTGCGATCAAAATTTCTCATTCACAGAATTCTTTAATGAAAAACCTTTTGTTGAATTAGTAAGGGCAGATATTACTGAAATTGATATTCACACAAATCCAACTTCAGACTGCCATACTCCTACAGAGCAAAGGTTCACGGAACTCACCGAAAAAATAGTAGTTAATTTAACATTAAAAGTTTTACAAAACCAACAGATAAGAATTACAGCAGTATAA
- a CDS encoding CsxC family protein translates to MSRINHSLEYDDIRHKRKCDEEQHKKEHNDDQHKRKKDEKQHKKEHNDDRHKRKKDEEQHKKEHNDDRHKRKKDEEHHKKEHNNDLHKRKHLEKDHDEVDQKKNHDKNYFIERDLFNFFKTFIAENNNYVPLDNNLKDKNRNLSKEDDLENNVEDENCNLTKQDGLENNVEDKNCNLSKEDDLENNVEDENCNLSKQDGLENNVEDKNCNLSKEDDLENNVEDENCNLTKQDGLENNVEDKNCNLSKEDDFENNIEDENCNLAKQDGLENNIEDKNCNLFKEDDLENNIEDENCNLSKEDGLENDNYTCFEDLYNEEFLEEKYNTIAKEELSKETYKNQVDEVRIMNCKTTVISETLPLCENITHTSEVTVEPVTVKIPVVLTECTVTITIESSLKLEDVVLEIKHIRKNVYLNQCELIPNSEDGKPNTGILFIDGFISKNIEYTTKDHNDNGVSCGMVKHATVKVPFKCTTRVTFKTHPKFKHNTHQDEMKILQTSIKIFDTCEEDIIGGDIREQSFKIMEYFNEKVFCELISAEIVESDILENPIKGEGKIPLEQGFHDITEKVVLSLTIKLLQNQHVDIAKKD, encoded by the coding sequence GTGTCCAGAATAAACCATTCATTGGAATATGATGATATCCGACATAAGAGAAAATGTGATGAAGAACAACATAAAAAGGAGCACAATGATGATCAGCATAAGAGGAAAAAAGATGAAAAACAACATAAAAAGGAGCATAATGATGATCGGCATAAGAGGAAAAAAGATGAAGAACAACATAAAAAGGAACATAATGATGATCGGCATAAGAGGAAAAAAGATGAAGAACATCATAAAAAGGAGCATAATAATGATCTGCATAAAAGAAAACATCTCGAAAAAGATCATGACGAAGTAGATCAAAAAAAGAATCATGATAAAAATTATTTTATAGAAAGAGATCTATTTAATTTTTTTAAAACGTTTATTGCAGAAAATAATAACTATGTTCCCTTAGATAATAATTTAAAAGACAAAAACCGTAATTTATCCAAGGAGGATGACTTAGAAAATAATGTAGAAGACGAAAACTGTAATTTAACTAAGCAGGATGGCTTAGAAAACAATGTGGAAGATAAAAACTGTAATTTATCCAAGGAGGATGACTTAGAAAATAATGTAGAAGACGAAAACTGTAATTTAAGTAAGCAGGATGGCTTAGAAAACAATGTAGAAGATAAAAACTGTAACTTATCCAAGGAGGATGACTTAGAAAATAATGTAGAAGATGAAAACTGTAATTTAACTAAGCAGGATGGCTTAGAAAACAATGTAGAAGATAAAAACTGTAACTTATCCAAGGAGGATGACTTCGAAAATAATATAGAAGATGAAAATTGCAATTTAGCTAAGCAGGATGGCTTAGAAAACAATATAGAAGATAAAAACTGTAATTTATTCAAGGAGGATGACTTAGAAAATAATATAGAAGATGAAAATTGCAATTTATCCAAGGAGGACGGTCTAGAAAATGACAATTATACTTGTTTTGAAGATCTATATAATGAAGAGTTCCTAGAAGAAAAGTATAATACCATTGCAAAAGAAGAGTTATCTAAAGAAACCTATAAAAATCAAGTGGATGAGGTTAGAATTATGAATTGTAAAACAACGGTTATTTCTGAAACTCTTCCCCTTTGTGAAAATATTACTCATACTTCTGAAGTCACTGTAGAGCCTGTAACAGTAAAAATTCCAGTAGTGTTAACAGAATGTACTGTAACTATTACTATTGAGTCTTCTCTTAAGCTAGAGGATGTTGTATTAGAAATTAAACACATTAGAAAAAATGTATATTTAAATCAGTGCGAACTTATTCCTAACTCTGAAGATGGCAAACCCAATACGGGAATACTATTTATAGATGGATTTATTAGTAAGAATATAGAATACACCACTAAAGACCATAATGATAATGGAGTATCATGCGGAATGGTTAAACATGCTACAGTTAAGGTTCCTTTTAAATGCACTACTAGAGTTACGTTCAAGACCCACCCTAAGTTTAAACATAATACTCATCAAGATGAAATGAAAATACTACAAACTAGCATTAAAATTTTCGATACCTGTGAAGAAGATATAATTGGAGGAGATATTCGAGAACAAAGTTTTAAAATCATGGAATATTTCAATGAAAAAGTTTTCTGCGAATTAATTAGTGCTGAAATTGTTGAATCTGACATTCTTGAAAATCCAATAAAGGGGGAGGGTAAAATACCTTTAGAACAAGGATTTCATGACATTACTGAAAAGGTAGTGCTATCTCTAACAATAAAATTATTACAAAATCAACATGTAGATATTGCAAAAAAAGATTAG
- a CDS encoding CsxC family protein: protein MNINSKSNQDNQINTGNDSYIADIADCSLKSNQCATVTTQAETITEEIDVTPTVICAGNVVVKLPVVLAETKIVIPVEATITFDQEVIEIKRTKKNVFLTQSRLIPFSQDSRTGTGILFIAGFVRKNIEYATQTCPSDTNINVCGDIRHCTVQVPFNFTTRVTFLRQPVFNENTTPSEIEFFTDKLAGCDACEDPVLGRNPCDQSFFITEFYNEKPYVELVRADVTEVDIHTNPRSRCETSTKQSFTQLTEKVVVNLTLKVLQNQQVRISAV, encoded by the coding sequence ATGAATATTAATTCTAAATCAAATCAAGATAATCAAATTAACACAGGTAATGATTCTTACATTGCAGATATTGCAGATTGTTCTTTAAAAAGCAATCAATGTGCTACGGTTACTACTCAAGCTGAAACAATAACTGAAGAAATTGATGTAACTCCTACTGTTATTTGTGCTGGAAATGTAGTTGTTAAGCTACCAGTTGTACTAGCAGAGACAAAAATAGTAATTCCTGTTGAAGCTACTATAACATTTGACCAGGAAGTTATAGAGATTAAACGTACTAAAAAGAATGTATTTTTAACTCAATCTCGTTTAATTCCATTTTCTCAAGACAGCCGTACTGGCACTGGGATATTATTTATAGCTGGTTTTGTTAGAAAGAATATTGAGTATGCAACTCAAACTTGCCCGTCAGATACAAATATAAATGTATGTGGAGATATAAGGCACTGTACAGTTCAAGTTCCTTTTAACTTCACTACTAGAGTTACTTTCCTTAGGCAACCTGTTTTTAATGAAAACACTACTCCAAGTGAAATAGAATTTTTTACAGATAAACTTGCAGGCTGCGATGCTTGTGAAGATCCAGTACTTGGACGTAATCCATGCGATCAGAGTTTCTTTATTACAGAATTCTATAATGAGAAACCTTATGTTGAATTAGTAAGGGCAGATGTTACTGAAGTTGATATTCACACAAATCCAAGGTCAAGGTGCGAAACTTCTACAAAGCAAAGTTTTACACAGCTCACTGAAAAAGTAGTGGTAAATTTAACACTTAAAGTATTACAAAATCAACAGGTAAGGATTTCTGCAGTCTAA
- a CDS encoding ATP-dependent Clp protease adaptor ClpS has protein sequence MSEQNIFDEKVNIKEKVEINIKEPNKYNVIIHNDDYTSMEFVVQVLVGVFKKQVVEATKIMFDVHKKGRGIAGIYSYDVGVTKIIQAMEMCEESGFPLKLTLEEE, from the coding sequence ATGTCAGAGCAAAATATTTTTGATGAAAAAGTTAATATTAAAGAAAAGGTAGAAATTAACATTAAGGAACCTAATAAGTACAACGTAATCATTCATAATGATGATTATACAAGCATGGAGTTTGTTGTGCAGGTTTTAGTTGGAGTTTTTAAAAAACAGGTTGTGGAAGCCACAAAAATTATGTTTGATGTTCATAAAAAAGGTAGAGGCATTGCAGGAATATATAGCTATGATGTAGGCGTAACAAAAATCATCCAAGCTATGGAGATGTGCGAAGAGAGTGGTTTCCCATTAAAATTAACCCTAGAAGAGGAGTAA
- the clpA gene encoding ATP-dependent Clp protease ATP-binding subunit ClpA, with amino-acid sequence MQLDNIVNEIITAAYNEAQMSNHEYFTPEHILYASLFFEEGIDIVENSGGNVKRLKKQIIKFLKENIDVVEDAEPIQTIGIQTILSSAEDHVMLSGKELVKIGDVIVAMYDDEESFASYFLRKQQMKRRDLLNYIAHGISVVDTFDFSGITNHEEEEPAEFEEEEENAEHTYDEEINNPKGEENFLRNFTVELTEKASRGEMDPLIGRQDILQRTLQVLCRRLKNNPVHVGEPGVGKTAITEGLAQLIVENKVPKILQGSKIYYLDMGSLLAGTKYRGDFEERIKRILREISKEEKPIVYIDEIHTIVGAGAVSGGSMDASNILKPFLADGKVRFIGSTTYDEYKKHFEKDSALARRFQKIEVPEPSTEDTFDILMGLRDRYEAYHKVTYIEEALKTAVELSSKYIKDRYLPDKAIDIMDEAGAYARLNAQDSEENIIITVSAVEKIVASIAKIPEQSVSNNETLTLKNLDHNLKKQVFGQSAAIETLVRAIKRSRAGFNEEEKPIASLLFVGPTGVGKTEVSKQLSKSLAIPLIRFDMSEYQEKHTVARLIGSPPGYVGYEEGGLLIEAIKKNPHCVLLLDEIEKAHPDVYNVLLQVMDYATLTDNTGKKADFRNVILIMTSNAGAREASKNIIGFGDRIESGGAVTKEVERVFSPEFRNRLDNIIVFNKIDEAMALQIAKKAMKQFEEKLLTKNIKLVVTDDLYAWLSKKGFSEAYGAREINRVVQQEIKTYFVDEVLFGDLSTGGSAIVDIVDGNLKIIKEN; translated from the coding sequence ATGCAATTAGATAATATAGTAAATGAGATTATTACTGCAGCTTATAATGAAGCTCAAATGTCCAATCATGAATATTTTACACCAGAACATATTCTTTATGCCTCTTTATTTTTTGAAGAGGGAATTGATATAGTTGAGAATAGTGGTGGCAATGTTAAAAGACTAAAAAAACAGATAATTAAATTTTTAAAGGAAAACATAGATGTTGTAGAAGATGCAGAGCCAATACAAACAATTGGAATCCAAACAATTTTATCCTCAGCGGAAGATCACGTTATGCTTTCAGGCAAAGAGCTAGTTAAAATAGGTGATGTGATTGTAGCTATGTATGATGATGAGGAAAGCTTTGCTTCATATTTCTTGAGAAAACAGCAAATGAAGAGACGGGATCTTCTCAATTACATAGCTCATGGTATATCTGTAGTAGATACTTTTGACTTTTCAGGCATAACAAATCATGAGGAAGAAGAACCAGCTGAATTTGAGGAAGAGGAAGAAAATGCAGAACACACATATGACGAGGAAATAAACAATCCGAAGGGGGAAGAAAATTTTTTAAGGAATTTTACTGTGGAGTTAACAGAAAAAGCAAGTAGAGGGGAAATGGATCCTCTTATTGGGAGGCAAGACATTCTGCAAAGAACGCTACAAGTACTATGTAGGAGACTTAAAAATAATCCAGTGCATGTAGGAGAACCAGGGGTAGGCAAAACAGCTATCACAGAGGGACTTGCGCAATTAATTGTAGAAAACAAAGTACCTAAGATATTACAAGGGAGTAAGATATATTATTTGGATATGGGATCTCTCTTGGCAGGAACAAAGTATAGAGGAGATTTTGAAGAACGTATAAAAAGAATATTAAGGGAAATCAGTAAAGAAGAAAAGCCCATAGTATATATTGATGAGATTCATACCATAGTAGGAGCTGGGGCGGTTTCTGGCGGGTCTATGGATGCTTCTAATATTTTAAAACCCTTTCTTGCAGATGGTAAGGTAAGATTTATTGGCTCAACTACTTATGATGAATATAAGAAGCATTTTGAAAAAGATAGTGCACTAGCTAGAAGATTCCAAAAAATTGAAGTGCCGGAGCCATCGACTGAAGATACTTTCGACATTCTTATGGGACTAAGGGATAGATATGAAGCTTACCATAAGGTTACGTACATTGAAGAAGCTTTAAAAACAGCAGTAGAATTATCTAGTAAGTATATTAAAGATAGATATCTTCCAGATAAAGCTATAGATATTATGGATGAAGCAGGCGCTTATGCAAGGCTTAATGCTCAGGATAGTGAAGAGAATATTATTATAACTGTGAGCGCAGTGGAAAAAATAGTTGCTTCTATCGCGAAAATTCCAGAGCAAAGTGTATCAAATAATGAGACTTTAACATTGAAAAATCTAGATCACAATTTAAAGAAACAGGTTTTCGGGCAAAGCGCCGCTATAGAAACTCTAGTAAGAGCTATAAAGAGATCTAGGGCAGGGTTTAATGAAGAAGAAAAGCCCATAGCATCTCTCCTTTTTGTAGGTCCTACTGGAGTCGGAAAGACAGAAGTAAGTAAGCAATTATCAAAGAGCCTCGCTATTCCACTTATCAGATTTGATATGAGTGAATACCAAGAGAAGCATACTGTGGCTAGACTTATTGGTTCGCCACCAGGATATGTAGGTTATGAAGAGGGCGGACTATTAATTGAAGCCATTAAAAAAAACCCTCATTGTGTGCTACTCCTTGATGAAATTGAAAAAGCCCACCCGGATGTATATAATGTACTATTGCAGGTTATGGACTATGCAACACTTACAGATAATACTGGTAAAAAGGCGGATTTCAGAAATGTGATTTTAATAATGACATCTAACGCAGGAGCAAGAGAAGCTAGCAAAAATATAATTGGATTTGGCGATAGAATAGAATCAGGGGGAGCAGTTACTAAAGAAGTGGAACGAGTGTTTTCTCCAGAATTTAGAAATAGATTGGATAATATAATTGTATTTAATAAAATTGACGAAGCCATGGCTCTTCAAATAGCTAAGAAAGCTATGAAACAGTTTGAAGAAAAGCTTTTAACTAAAAATATAAAATTAGTGGTAACAGATGATTTATATGCTTGGTTAAGTAAAAAAGGTTTTTCAGAGGCTTACGGTGCTAGAGAAATCAATAGAGTAGTTCAACAAGAGATAAAGACCTATTTTGTTGATGAAGTTCTATTTGGTGATCTTTCCACAGGGGGTAGTGCAATAGTAGACATTGTGGATGGTAATCTTAAAATTATTAAAGAAAATTAA